A single window of Acidobacteriota bacterium DNA harbors:
- a CDS encoding SgcJ/EcaC family oxidoreductase, with protein MTRTPIIKLLPVSIVGLLICYAVPGNAQSRISREDEEAIKKVIAGTTEAFNKHDAKAFVQFYTPDAELVTVRGERMKGAAEIEKGLSALFATRATAATLKPLDVSIRFIKPDVAVAQVTNEMSGVINAEGEKMPPHKELSIRVLVKQSRTWRITAFHNTIISSSQSPAR; from the coding sequence ATGACACGAACTCCAATAATAAAACTTCTTCCAGTTTCAATCGTCGGCTTGCTTATTTGTTACGCCGTACCAGGAAATGCCCAGAGCCGCATTAGCCGCGAGGATGAAGAAGCCATTAAGAAAGTCATCGCGGGCACAACCGAAGCCTTCAATAAGCACGATGCTAAAGCCTTCGTGCAGTTTTATACCCCGGATGCCGAATTGGTCACTGTACGAGGGGAGCGGATGAAAGGCGCAGCCGAAATCGAAAAAGGTCTGTCAGCCCTCTTCGCAACCAGAGCGACAGCCGCAACGCTCAAGCCGCTGGATGTCTCTATAAGATTCATCAAGCCGGATGTGGCTGTTGCCCAGGTGACCAACGAAATGAGCGGGGTGATAAATGCTGAAGGGGAGAAAATGCCGCCGCACAAGGAGTTGAGCATTCGAGTGTTGGTGAAGCAGAGCAGAACATGGCGCATCACCGCCTTTCATAACACTATAATAAGCTCGTCTCAATCTCCTGCGCGTTAG